The Schistocerca piceifrons isolate TAMUIC-IGC-003096 unplaced genomic scaffold, iqSchPice1.1 HiC_scaffold_1578, whole genome shotgun sequence genome has a window encoding:
- the LOC124734998 gene encoding piggyBac transposable element-derived protein 4-like yields the protein CHGSAVIHVKTYLCVLSLYIIQLFVIMFRRGLSDAEIADLINHSDTLDNVESDSDDSECNGVFEEDEIDDSLSSDEDENDVEGVASNPAAVPYPKDSEWTAVDTYRPLPVNTTLRQILVDIDESSSVLDCSKVFLTDSDVNELKRQTNLYASQTIQKKRRGNNLKPHSVLSSWKPVTISEMRRFLGIIFHMCVSKKPKIADHWSTNPVLSCNFCPHVMSRLRFTQILSCLHLVDNSNQKKPGEDGFHPLYKVLPYYNNLKERCIQAYRPSEKVTIDEGICPFRGRVSFRVYMQNKPHKYGLKVYAVAEASSGYVVNFEVYAGKHIVDNSSSAVILRLLSDSSLLNKGHTVYLDRFYSSPELFQQLAEKGTGAVGTVNKSRKGLPKDLVSAKLKKGEMSFRRKDNVLAMKWKDKRDVYTLSTRHQATFGTHTKRNGSVVLKPLQVLDYNLNKIGVDIGDQRLQYNPFQHRTVKWWRKLYFHLLLMGVSNAFWLYNAVHRKKITITDFITVLAVQLVEDDTLEFIPRNEGTVGRLTKRHFLQHIPATTKKYAARVCHVCSSRSKKQSGKASRKETRYECEQCGVALCLEPCFKIFHTKKQYDSV from the exons atgtcacggcagcgctgtaattcatgttaaaacttatctttgcgttctcagtctgtatatcattcagttgtttgtcatcatgtttcggcgcggtttatcagacgcagaaattgcggatttgatcaatcatagcgacactctggataatgtagagagtgattcagacgattctgaatgcaatggtgtgtttgaag aagacgagattgatgacagtttgtcttcagatgaagacgagaatgatgttgaaggtgttgcttcaaatccagcagctgtgccgtatccgaaagacagtgagtggactgcagttgacacctaccgacctctgcctgtcaacacgacactcaggcagatactagtggatattgatgagtcgagttctgtactggattgcagtaaagtgttccttactgacagtgacgtaaatgaactcaagagacagacaaatttgtatgcatcacagacaatacagaagaaaagaagaggaaataatctgaagccccattcagttttgagttcgtggaagccagtgactataagtgagatgaggcgtttcttgggtattattttccacatgtgtgtttcgaaaaagcccaaaattgcggaccattggagcactaatcctgttcttagttgtaacttttgtccccatgtcatgagccgtttgcgtttcactcagatactgtcatgcttgcatcttgttgacaattcaaatcagaaaaaaccaggcgaagatggatttcatccactttacaaagttttgccatattataataatttgaaggagcgatgtatccaggcatatcgtccctcagaaaaagtgacaattgatgaaggaatttgcccatttcgaggacgtgtgagtttccgtgtttacatgcaaaataagcctcataagtatggactgaaagtatatgctgttgctgaagccagtagtggctatgttgtaaattttgaagtttatgctggtaagcatattgttgacaattcttcgtctgcggttattttgcgattgttgtctgacagcagcttgctgaacaaaggccacactgtgtatttagatcgattttattccagtccagagctatttcagcaactggcagagaaaggcactggagctgttggtactgtgaacaaatccaggaaaggattgcctaaagatttagtatctgctaagctgaaaaagggcgaaatgtcttttcggcgtaaagataatgtattggcaatgaagtggaaagataagagagatgtgtatacattgtctacaaggcatcaagcaacatttggtacgcatactaagagaaatgggtctgtagtattgaaaccacttcaggtacttgattacaacctcaataaaattggagtggatattggagaccaacgcctgcagtacaatccgttccagcacagaactgtgaaatggtggcgaaaattatatttccatttgctgcttatgggagtatcaaatgcattttggctgtacaatgcagtgcacaggaagaaaattacaataacagactttataacagtgcttgcagttcagcttgttgaagacgacacacttgaattcattccaagaaatgaaggaactgtaggtcggctaacaaagagacattttttgcagcacatacctgcaactactaagaagtatgctgctcgtgtgtgtcacgtgtgcagttccaggagcaagaaacagagtggcaaggcttctcgcaaagagacacgatacgaatgtgaacagtgtggcgttgcactctgcctggaaccttgctttaaaattttccacactaaaaaacaatatgattctgtgtga